The Paludisphaera rhizosphaerae genome segment CGGTAATAGCGGCCGGAGGCGTAGTGGGTCCGCGAGATCGTCCAGAAGTTCTCGCCGGCCTGAACCTTGTGGAGAACGGTGTCCATCTTGCCTTCGTCGGACGCGGCGGCCGCTCGCGACGAGGCCCTGGAGGTGACGGCGGCCGCCGTCGCTCCGGCGGCTCCGGCCGCAGCGCCGACGGCCGCGGCGGGCCGGGTCTCGACGGGGACGAACCGGATCGGCTCCTCGTTCGCCGCGCGACGAGCGTCGCGCAGGGGATCGCTGGATTCGCCCGTGATGGGATCAACGCCGTCGCGGGAATCCATCTCCTCGGCGTCGAGCTTGACGGGACCGCCGTTGTGCTTGAGCGGCAACCAGTCGGTCTTCGGCTCCGCCGTCGGCGGCGAAACAGACGAGGGGGCCGTCGGTTCTGGAGTCGGACTCGGCATGTTCGGACCGGGGGCGGCTTCCGCCGCAGCGGCTCCGGCGATGGCCCCCAGGGCCGGGAAAGCGGCCGGAGGCGCGGACGGCTGGACGGGCTCCGCCGGCGGGGTGAACGCGGGTTCGGCCGGGGGAGTCGACGGCTGAGAGGCCGGAACGTCGCTCTTCTGCGGCTTCGGCGAAGCCTCGGCCGGAGGCGCAGGGGCCGGAGCCTCAGGCTCGACGGCGGGGGCCTTGGGCTCTGGCCCAGCCGGGAACGCCGGCGCGGGGGCCTTCTCGGAGTCGGCCGCCTCGGGGGCTGGCGCGGCGGCGGGGGCCGGCATCGCGGGAGGGAGTTCCGGCTCAGTGGTCGGCGTCGGGTCCGGACCTGGGGCTGGGGCCGGGGCCGGGCCTGCGGGGGGGAGTTCCGGCTCAGCAGCCGGCGTCGGGTCCGGGGCTGGGGCCGGGGGCTCCTCGATCGGCTTGGCGCTGGCGAGCAACAGCGAGGCACCGGGCTCGACCGCCGGTTCGACCGCGGGCGCCGGGGCCGGAGCGACGGCCTCGCCCGCCTTGGCGTCGATCATCGACGGCAGTTCCGGCATCGCCGGATCGCCGCCGGCCAGCTTGACCTCGGCCGGCTGGGGAGTCGGTTCAAGGGTGGCCGGGGCGGGACTCGCTCCCACGGGAGTCGGGGCGGGAGCGGGGCCTTCGGCGACGGACTCGGCTGCAGGGGGAGTCGGGCCGGAGTCTTTCTTCGGATCGGCCTCGGCACCCTTCGGCGAAGGGTCGGCGCTCGCCTGGGAGGCCGCTGCATCGGGGGGCTCGATCTCGACAGGGAGGGGAGCCTTGCCCGATCGCAGCGAGAAGACGCCGCAGAGAACCAGGGCCGACAGACCCGACGCGATCGAAGCGCGGGGGTAAGCGCGGGCCAGCCCGCCGACCTGGGACGCAGCGGCCGTCGTTCCGCCCCACGCCTTGGAGGCGATTGGACCGATCGCCCCCAGGATCCGGGCGATCGCCTTGGGGGAGGTCGGATCTTCCTCGAGCGCCTCGGCCACGGTCTCGACGGCCTCGGCGACCTCCTCGGAGGGGAGGACCTCGGCGGCGTCTTCGTCGTGGATCAGTTCCTGGGGCTCGTCGGGGTCGGGATGGGTTCCTGGTTCGACCATCGTTCGGCCACCCTTAGTTTGGCGCTTCGGGCGCGGGGGTTGACGGCGGTTTCCTCGGCCGTCGCAGTGATCGGTTTCTTGGTCAGGACGGTCCATCTCGGGTCGTTGCGGAACGCCCACTTCACGCGCCGGTCTTCCAGCGAGTGGAAGCTGATGATCGCGGCGCGACCGTGCGGGGCCAGGATCTCGGGGAGAGTCGCCAGGATCGAATCCAGGTGCTCCAGCTCGTCGTTGACGAGGATCCGGAGGGCCTGGAAGACCCGCGTCGCCGGATCGATCGGCCCGTGCCGCAGCTTCCCGGGGATGCAGCGGCGGACCAGATCGGCGAGTTGGGTCGTGGTCGTGAGCGGCTCAGCCTCCCTGGTCTCGACGATCCGCCGGGCGATCCGGCGGCTGAACCGTTCCTCTCCGAACTCGAAAAACGCCTTCGCCAGCTCCTCGTCCGACAGCTCCGCAAGCAGGTCGGCAGCGGTCGGGCCGTCCGAGGTCGGGTCGAACCGCATGTCCAGCGGGCCTTCCGTCCCAAAGCTGAAACCCCGGTTCCGCCAGGCGAGCTGGTCGGATGAGAGCCCCAGATCCAGGAGGACGCCGTCCACGGTCCCGGCCGCGATCCCGAGTTCCGCCAGCCCCTCGCGCATCGCGCTGTACGGCGCGTGGACGAGGTCGACGGGGAGCCCGGCGGTCGCCGCGCGGGCCAGTTCCAGCATGTTCGGGTCGCGGTCGAAGCCGATGACCTTCCCGGAGCCGACGAGTCTGGCCAGAGCCGCGGAATGCCCGCCGGCGCCGGCCGTTCCGTCGACGAGGATCGATCCCTCACGCGGCGCGAGCCATTCGATCACCTCGTCCATCAGGACGGAGCGGTGGACGGCTCGGGGCGGCTGGGGTTCGGACCCGTCTGGATCGGGAGGCCTCTCGGTTGACACGGCCAGGACGCTCGTTTCGCTGCCAAAGACGTTGGACCGACCCGTTCCCGGGCCGGCGCCGCGGACTCTACCCGACCGCCCAGACCTGTCAACCCCGAGGCCCTCGCGGGCGCTCGGTCGGCCGGGACGATCCCTCTTCATCTTACAATCGGTCGGCCGCCCGGTGGGCTTGAGACGGACTTCACCGCGGCGGCTCCCCTTTTCGACGCCCCCCGTCAAGGGATATGATGGAAATCCGAGGTCGAGTGGCGCCGTCGTGAGACGTGACGCGGACCAGGGACGGCGAAGCCGTGCTGTTTGATCGAGGCCGACGATACGGCCAGAGCGAGTGCATCATGACCCGACGTTCCCGAGGCCGCGAAGTCGCCCTCCAGGTCCTCTACCAACTCGAACAAAACTCGGGCGTCGTCACGCCGGACGTCCGACGCTTCATCGACCGCCGTCTGCTGCGCGACCGCGACCTGGCGGCGTTCACCCTCGGGCTCGTTGAGGGAGTTCGGCAGCACGGGCCCGCGATCGACGAGGCCATCAAGGAGGTCGCCGAAAACTGGCGGCTCGACCGGATGGCGGCGATCGATCGCAACATCCTGCGTCTCGGCGCCTTCGAGATCCTCCACCGGCCTGAGGTCCCCGCCAAGGTCGCCATCAACGAGGCGCTGGAACTGGCCAAGCGGTACAGCACCGCCCAGTCGAGCCGGTTCGTCAACGGCATCCTCGACAAGGTCCTTCAGAACCGAGACTCCGCCGAGGGCGAACGCCCGGCCGACGAAGCCGCGGCCGACCCGGACGTCGAAACGGCCCCCGAGGCCGCGACGCCGCCTGCGGCCGTTGAGGAAGGCCCCGGCGCGTGAACCGCCGCGACGCCGACCTGCACGTCCACACGACCCACTCCGACGGCTCCTGCTCCCCGTGCGAGGTCGTGATCGCCGCGGCTCAGGTCGGCCTGGCGGCGATCGCGATCACCGACCACGACGCCGTCACCGCGTTGGCGGTCGCTCGTCCCGAGGCCGATCGGCTGGGCGTCGAGTTGGTCCCCGGCGTGGAGCTGACCTGCGAGTACCGAGCCCGGGAGGTCCACCTCCTGGGCTACTACTTCCGCGACGACGACCCCGACCTCCTGGCCGCCGTCGCCCGCCTCCGGGCCAGTCGCGCCGAGCGGCTGGGCTCGATGGCCGCAGCGCTGGAAGGGCTCGGACTGATCGTCGACGTGGAGGCCGTCCGCCGCTGCTTCCCCCGCGCCGCCTTGGGCCGCCGTCACCTGGCCGAGTATCTGTACCGGACCAAGCAATCGCCCAGCGTTCGCGAGGCGTTCGACCGCTGGCTGGCCGACGGACGTCCTGCGTGCGTCGAGAAGCTCCGGCTCGACGCCTTCGAGGCGATCGCCCTGGTCGGCAAGGCGGGCGGCGTCGTCTCCTGGGCCCACCCCCCGTACAACACCAACCTGGAGTCGCTGCGAGCTCTCGCGGACGCCGGCATGGCGGGCGTGGAAGTGGCCGGTCCGGGCGTCCAGAACCGCGTGGGCCGGCGGTTCCGCGACTGGGCGGCGACCCTTAACCTCGTCCCGACCGCCGGCTCGGACTTTCACGCTGCTGACCGGCCCGGACGGCGGGTCGGGGCTTACGTCACCCCCGACGCGGACCTTTTGCATCTCCGCGAACGGGCCGGCGCGTCTCGATCTGGGTGAAGATGTTAGAATCGGAAGCCTCGCTCGTCGGCGTGGCGTAAGGTCGGCGACGGACGGTTGGGAACAGGGAATTGCAGGGCGGACATGGCGATCAAAGGGATCCTGGAGCGGTTCAAGAAGGGGCTGGCCAAGACGGCGCAGCTGTTCAACGTCCGGTCGTGGTTCGGCCGGAAGGTGGACCAGGAGTTCCTGGACGAGCTGGAAGGCCGGCTGATCCAGGCGGACGTCGGCGTTGCGGCCACGCGCCGAATCATCGACTCGGTGCGGGAAGCCTACGCTGAGAAGACGGCCGACGAGCACCTCGTGGCGTTCGTCAAGGACCAGCTCAAGGAACTGCTGCGCGACGTGAGCCCGGAAACGCTGGCGGTCTCGTCCAAGAAGCCGAGCGTCTATCTCATCGCCGGGGTGAACGGGTCGGGGAAGACGACATCGATCGCCAAGCTCTCCCAGAGGCTGCGGAACGAGGGGAAGTCGGTCACGCTGGCCGCCTGCGACACCTTCCGCGCCGCCGCCGCCGACCAGCTTGCAATCTGGGCCGGACGCTCGGGTTGCGAGATCGTCCGAGGCGCCCCGGGGGCCGACCCGGCGAGCGTCGCTCACGACGCCTGCCAGCGCGCCCTGGCTCGCGGCAGCGACGTCCTGATCGTCGACACGGCCGGCCGACTCCACACCCAGACCCACCTGATGCGTGAGCTGGAGAAGATCAAGTCGGTCGTCCAGCGCCAGATCCCCGGGGCGCCGCACGAAGTCCTGCTGGTCCTCGACGGCACCAACGGCCAGAACGCCATCCGCCAGGCCGAGGTCTTCACCAAGAGCATCGGCTGCACGGGGGTCATCCTGACGAAGCTGGACGGCACGGCCAAGGGGGGCGTCGTGGTGGCCGTCCGCCAGACGATGCAGCTTCCCGTGAAGTTCCTGGGCGTCGGCGAGGGGATCGAGGACTTCCAGCCCTTCGACGCCGAAGCCTTCGTCGAGTCTCTGTTCTCCTGATCACGGCCCTTGGCGCGGCGGCGGTCGCTCGGCTACGGTTTGTTCAACGTCCGTTGAACAGGTCGGGCCGGAGGCTGCCATGACTCGCCCTCGTCCGCAATCCGCCTGCAGCGGCCCGACGCGCCGGGGGCTTTTGAGCGCCGCGCTGGCGTCGGGGCTCGGCCTCGACCTGCCGGGCCTGCTGCGGGCCCGCGCCGAAGGGCGTCCCGCCGGATCGTCGCTGCCGCCGATCCGGTCGTGCATCGCGATCTTCTACTACGGCGGCCCGAGCCAGCTCGACACGTTCGACCCCAAGCCCGACGCACCGGCCGAGATCCGCGGCGAGTTCAAGACGATCGCGACGAGCGTCCCCGGCACCCGGATCTCTGAGCACCTGCCGATGACGGCTCGGGTGATGCACAAGATCGCCCTGATCCGGACGATGCACCATGAGAACCGGCTGCACGACCCGGCGTCGATCCACACCTTCACCGGCCGGCTGCCACCTCAGGGGGACTTCGAGCTGTTCTCGGCGGTCCCCCAGCGCTTCCCGAGTTGGGGCGGGGCCGTCTCCTACATGATGCGGGACCGCGATCTGCCGGTCGCCCATGCGATCCTGCCATTCGCCTTCCACAACGTCGTCGAGACGCCCTGCCAGGGGGCGGGCTTCCTCGGCCCGGCGTTCGATCCGTTTCGCATCGGGATCGACCCCGCAGGACAGTCCTACCGTGCGGACCTGCTGGTCGGAGCGGAAGGCGTCGGCCCGGACAGGAGCCGTCGCCGTCGCGACCTTCTGGAGGCGATCGACGCCCAGGCCGCATCGAATCAGGCCCGCGAGATGCGCCGGCATTATGAGAAGGCGTACCGGCTCCTGGCCTGCGAGGAAGTCGCTCGGGCGTTGGAGATCGGTCGCGAGGACCCCCGGACGCTCGCCCGTTACGGCGTGCCGGACGGGCAATGGGCTCAGGGCGGGACCACCGGCGCGGAGCTGGGGTACGCACGCAATATGCGGGGGTGGAACCTGCTGGTCGCGCGGCGACTGGTGGAGGCCGGCGTCCCGTTCGTGAACGTCGCCGACTTCCAGCAGCAGGGGCAGAACTGGGACTCGCACGCGAAGAACTTCGAGCAGCACCGCGACCACCTCTTGCCGCCGATGGACCGGGGCCTCTCCGCCCTGATCGAGGATCTGGACGCCCGCGGCTTGCTGGAAAGCACCCTGATTGTCGCCCTCGGCGAGTTCGGCCGGACGCCGAGGATCAATTCAACGGCCGGTCGCGACCACTGGCCCGATTGCTACACGGCCGTTCTGGCCGGGGGCGGCGTCCGGGGCGGGGCGGTGCACGGCGTCAGCGACCGCTTCGCCGCGCAGCCGGCCTCTGA includes the following:
- a CDS encoding LysM peptidoglycan-binding domain-containing protein, which gives rise to MVEPGTHPDPDEPQELIHDEDAAEVLPSEEVAEAVETVAEALEEDPTSPKAIARILGAIGPIASKAWGGTTAAASQVGGLARAYPRASIASGLSALVLCGVFSLRSGKAPLPVEIEPPDAAASQASADPSPKGAEADPKKDSGPTPPAAESVAEGPAPAPTPVGASPAPATLEPTPQPAEVKLAGGDPAMPELPSMIDAKAGEAVAPAPAPAVEPAVEPGASLLLASAKPIEEPPAPAPDPTPAAEPELPPAGPAPAPAPGPDPTPTTEPELPPAMPAPAAAPAPEAADSEKAPAPAFPAGPEPKAPAVEPEAPAPAPPAEASPKPQKSDVPASQPSTPPAEPAFTPPAEPVQPSAPPAAFPALGAIAGAAAAEAAPGPNMPSPTPEPTAPSSVSPPTAEPKTDWLPLKHNGGPVKLDAEEMDSRDGVDPITGESSDPLRDARRAANEEPIRFVPVETRPAAAVGAAAGAAGATAAAVTSRASSRAAAASDEGKMDTVLHKVQAGENFWTISRTHYASGRYYRALGKANADQFQRLEDLYVGAVIRIPPPEDLDPAYIDPPGGRSSRNRDPAETAAAPAKAPRTAAAGVPVRRGKLEGELNLPVSDPSTERTADTGERRRASSREDFDEPAATSRRAASPPVHKVRARETLRTIARDRLGDSRRAREILDLNRDVIDDPARLPVGQVLNLPDDAE
- the rsmH gene encoding 16S rRNA (cytosine(1402)-N(4))-methyltransferase RsmH — translated: MSTERPPDPDGSEPQPPRAVHRSVLMDEVIEWLAPREGSILVDGTAGAGGHSAALARLVGSGKVIGFDRDPNMLELARAATAGLPVDLVHAPYSAMREGLAELGIAAGTVDGVLLDLGLSSDQLAWRNRGFSFGTEGPLDMRFDPTSDGPTAADLLAELSDEELAKAFFEFGEERFSRRIARRIVETREAEPLTTTTQLADLVRRCIPGKLRHGPIDPATRVFQALRILVNDELEHLDSILATLPEILAPHGRAAIISFHSLEDRRVKWAFRNDPRWTVLTKKPITATAEETAVNPRARSAKLRVAERWSNQEPIPTPTSPRN
- the nusB gene encoding transcription antitermination factor NusB, whose translation is MTRRSRGREVALQVLYQLEQNSGVVTPDVRRFIDRRLLRDRDLAAFTLGLVEGVRQHGPAIDEAIKEVAENWRLDRMAAIDRNILRLGAFEILHRPEVPAKVAINEALELAKRYSTAQSSRFVNGILDKVLQNRDSAEGERPADEAAADPDVETAPEAATPPAAVEEGPGA
- a CDS encoding PHP domain-containing protein; translated protein: MNRRDADLHVHTTHSDGSCSPCEVVIAAAQVGLAAIAITDHDAVTALAVARPEADRLGVELVPGVELTCEYRAREVHLLGYYFRDDDPDLLAAVARLRASRAERLGSMAAALEGLGLIVDVEAVRRCFPRAALGRRHLAEYLYRTKQSPSVREAFDRWLADGRPACVEKLRLDAFEAIALVGKAGGVVSWAHPPYNTNLESLRALADAGMAGVEVAGPGVQNRVGRRFRDWAATLNLVPTAGSDFHAADRPGRRVGAYVTPDADLLHLRERAGASRSG
- the ftsY gene encoding signal recognition particle-docking protein FtsY; translated protein: MAIKGILERFKKGLAKTAQLFNVRSWFGRKVDQEFLDELEGRLIQADVGVAATRRIIDSVREAYAEKTADEHLVAFVKDQLKELLRDVSPETLAVSSKKPSVYLIAGVNGSGKTTSIAKLSQRLRNEGKSVTLAACDTFRAAAADQLAIWAGRSGCEIVRGAPGADPASVAHDACQRALARGSDVLIVDTAGRLHTQTHLMRELEKIKSVVQRQIPGAPHEVLLVLDGTNGQNAIRQAEVFTKSIGCTGVILTKLDGTAKGGVVVAVRQTMQLPVKFLGVGEGIEDFQPFDAEAFVESLFS
- a CDS encoding DUF1501 domain-containing protein, with translation MTRPRPQSACSGPTRRGLLSAALASGLGLDLPGLLRARAEGRPAGSSLPPIRSCIAIFYYGGPSQLDTFDPKPDAPAEIRGEFKTIATSVPGTRISEHLPMTARVMHKIALIRTMHHENRLHDPASIHTFTGRLPPQGDFELFSAVPQRFPSWGGAVSYMMRDRDLPVAHAILPFAFHNVVETPCQGAGFLGPAFDPFRIGIDPAGQSYRADLLVGAEGVGPDRSRRRRDLLEAIDAQAASNQAREMRRHYEKAYRLLACEEVARALEIGREDPRTLARYGVPDGQWAQGGTTGAELGYARNMRGWNLLVARRLVEAGVPFVNVADFQQQGQNWDSHAKNFEQHRDHLLPPMDRGLSALIEDLDARGLLESTLIVALGEFGRTPRINSTAGRDHWPDCYTAVLAGGGVRGGAVHGVSDRFAAQPASDPVSPADLAATIFWRFGLDPACQIRDPEGRPFPLADGTPLTHMFG